One window from the genome of Nitrospira sp. encodes:
- a CDS encoding tetratricopeptide repeat protein has product MDEQTQTSGAEQGSAAVDPGDQPLSPDEEIAEIEKLLGTEPDDFQARCRLGELYFSKGRLDDALTEVKKSIEMAEGLRTEMNRSLAMYYSNLGTIYATKGMIDEAEAEFKRALEVHAYDVLALFNLGRVQADRRKYMESKNYYERLVEITPDDPMAWYNLAGVYVELDNPQVSDYNTIDMAIQCYMRVLELDPKHLEASFKLMEIALNHRKTDLAIKVMESAVEHSPDEPLAYYNLISVYDKCKMFEQAEQARQRLKERFAKKAKEGAAS; this is encoded by the coding sequence ATGGACGAACAGACACAAACTAGCGGAGCAGAGCAGGGTAGTGCGGCGGTGGATCCTGGCGATCAACCCCTGAGCCCTGATGAGGAAATTGCAGAAATTGAAAAGTTGCTCGGCACGGAGCCGGATGATTTCCAGGCTCGATGCCGGCTGGGTGAATTGTATTTCAGTAAGGGCCGGCTTGACGATGCGCTGACCGAAGTGAAGAAGTCGATCGAGATGGCCGAAGGTCTGCGAACGGAGATGAACCGGTCGCTGGCGATGTACTACTCCAATCTTGGTACCATCTATGCCACCAAGGGGATGATCGATGAAGCCGAGGCGGAGTTCAAGCGTGCGCTGGAGGTGCATGCCTATGACGTCCTTGCCTTGTTTAACCTGGGCCGCGTGCAGGCGGACAGGCGGAAGTACATGGAGTCGAAGAACTACTATGAGCGGCTGGTGGAGATCACCCCGGATGATCCGATGGCGTGGTACAATCTCGCCGGGGTCTACGTAGAACTCGACAACCCCCAAGTGTCCGACTACAACACGATTGACATGGCTATCCAGTGTTACATGCGTGTGCTTGAGCTGGATCCGAAGCACCTGGAAGCGAGCTTCAAGCTGATGGAAATTGCGCTCAATCATCGCAAGACGGACCTGGCGATCAAGGTGATGGAGAGTGCGGTCGAGCATAGCCCGGATGAACCGCTCGCCTACTACAATCTGATCAGCGTGTACGATAAGTGTAAGATGTTTGAGCAGGCCGAACAGGCTCGTCAGCGTCTAAAAGAACGATTTGCAAAGAAGGCCAAAGAGGGAGCCGCATCCTGA
- the tatA gene encoding twin-arginine translocase TatA/TatE family subunit — MFGSLGFTELILILFIVLIIFGAGKLPQLGEGIGKAIKGFKKSVHEADAIEAEAQAQAQAQQAEPVQAQAIAAPPPAPMATPVVEQPVAATPPAARA; from the coding sequence ATGTTTGGCAGCCTAGGTTTTACAGAGTTGATCCTGATCCTGTTCATTGTGTTGATTATTTTCGGAGCAGGGAAGTTGCCGCAGCTTGGTGAGGGAATCGGCAAGGCGATCAAGGGATTCAAAAAGTCCGTCCACGAGGCGGACGCGATCGAAGCCGAAGCGCAAGCCCAAGCCCAGGCGCAGCAAGCTGAGCCGGTTCAAGCGCAGGCCATTGCGGCTCCGCCGCCCGCGCCCATGGCGACTCCAGTTGTGGAGCAACCGGTCGCCGCAACTCCTCCGGCTGCGCGCGCATAG